The nucleotide window GAACCGAACGGCGATCTCCGCCGCTCGGCCGTTAAGCAGGTGGCCTCTGGGCGCTTCGGCGTGACCAGCGAGTACCTGGTCAACAGCGACGACCTCCAGATCAAGATGGCTCAAGGGGCCAAGCCGGGCGAAGGAGGACAACTGCCGGGCCACAAGGTTTACCCCTGGATCGCCAAGACTCGCCACTCCACACCGGGCGTGGGACTCATCTCGCCGCCGCCCCATCATGACATCTACTCGATTGAGGACTTGGCCCAGCTCATCTACGACCTCAAGAACTCGAACCCGGTCAGCCGGGTCCACGTCAAGCTGGTGGCCGAAGTCGGGGTAGGCACAGTGGCCGCCGGTGTCTCTAAGGCCCACGCCGACGTTGTCCTGATCTCGGGTCACGACGGCGGCACCGGCGCCTCACCCCTCTCCTCCATAAAGCACGCCGGGGCACCCTGGGAGTTGGGCCTTGCAGAGACCCAGCAGACACTGCTCCTAAACGGGCTGAGGGACCGCATCGTGGTTCAGGTTGACGGCCAGTTGAAGACCGGACGCGACGTGATGATCGCCGCTCTACTGGGTGGGGACGAGTTTGGGTTCGCCACGGCACCCCTCGTGGTCTCAGGCTGCGTGATGATGCGGGTTTGCCATCTCGACACATGCCCAGTGGGGGTGGCTACTCAGAACCCAGAGCTACGAAAGAAGTTCACCGGCCGACCCGAGTTCGTCGTGAACTTCTTCGAGTACATCGCCGAAGAAGTTCGGGAAATCCTCGCCCAACTGGGCTTTCGAACGGTGGCCGAAGCGATCGGCCGTGCTGAGGTGCTCGACGCCCACCATGCCATTGACCACTGGAAGGCCGCTGGCCTGGACCTGTCTCCCATCCTCCACGTGCCCGACATAGGTAATGCCGATCGTCGCAACACCTGCGGCCAGAACCACGGCCTGGACCAAGTCCTAGACCGACACCTGATCGATGAGGCAATCGGAGCTCTGGAAGACGGGACGCCAGTCCGTATTGCCACACCGGTATCCAATGTGGATCGCTCGGTTGGCACCATGTTGGGCTATGAGTTGACCCGTCGACACGGGGGAGAAGGTCTACCCGACGACACGATCCAGGTAGATCTCCACGGATCGGCGGGAAACAGTTTCGGGACGTTCGTGCCTCGAGGAATCACCTTGCGTCTCACCGGTGACGCGAACGACTACGTCGGCAAGGGCCTCTCCGGAGGCCGTATCACTATCCGACCGCCAGCCGATGCCCAGTTCCTGGCTGAGGAGCAGATCATCGCCGGAAACGTAATTCTCTACGGGGCGACTTCGGGCGAGGCCTTCATCCGGGGGCGGGTCGGGGAGCGGTTCTGCGTCCGAAACTCCGGTGCCGTGGCAGTGGTGGAAGGTATCGGCGATCATGGCTGCGAGTACATGACCGGTGGCCGAGCCGTGATCCTGGGCCCTACCGGTAGGAACTTCGCTGCCGGCATGTCCGGCGGGGTCGCCTTCGTCTTCGACTCGGAGAGCTCGTTCTCTGACCGGGTCAACCCAGAGATGGTCTTGCTGGAGGAACCGGATGTCGAGGATCGTCGTTGGCTTCAGAACCTCCTGGTCCGACACCACGTTGAAACAGGCTCGACAGTGGCTGAGCGGCTGCTGGCCTCTTGGGACCACCAAATAGACCGCTTCGTAAAGGTGATGCCCACCGACTACAAGCGAGTCCTAGAGGCGGCTGCCGCCGCCCGCGAGACCGGCCGAGATGAGGTGGAGGCAATCATGGCCTCCACGCGCGGCTAGGAGCAATCATGGGCGACGCACGAGGATTTCTGAAACACGACCGGCAACTCCCGGACCGTCGATCGGTACCGGTCCGCCTCCGGGACTGGAAAGAGGTCTACGAGCCCTTCAGTGAGGAGAGCCTCCGGGCGCAGGCCAGCCGGTGTATGGACTGTGGCATCCCGTTCTGCAACGACGGCTGCCCACTGGGGAACCTCATCCCGGACTGGAACGACCTGACCTACCGCGGCCACTGGCGGGACGCCATTGAGCGTCTGCACGCCACCAATAACTTTCCTGAGTTCACCGGGAGGCTCTGTCCGGCCCCCTGCGAGGGATCCTGCGTGCTGGGAATCAACGAACCCCCGGTCACCATCAAGCAAATCGAGGTCAGCATTGTCGATCGGGCATGGGAGGAGGGGTGGATCGTCCCACTAGTCCCAGCCGAAAACACCGGCCGGCGGGTGGCCGTGGTGGGCTCGGGACCCGCCGGGTTGGCTGCCGCCCAGCAGCTCACCAGGGCTGGGCACAGCGTGGTGGTGTTCGAAAGAGCCGACCGGATCGGCGGTCTGATGCGATACGGGATTCCCGAGTTCAAGATGGAAAAACGGCACTTGGACCGCCGTCTGGCCCAGATGGAGGCCGAAGGAACAGAGTTCCGGACTAACACCACGGTCGGCGTGGACCTACCCGTGGACCAACTCCGGGACGACTTCGACGCCGTGGTGCTGGCCTGCGGAGCCACCCAGTGGCGCGACCTCCCGATTCCCGGACGAGAACTGGACGGAATCCTCCAAGCCATGGAGTACCTCCCCGATTCCAACCGCGTCCAGGAGGGCGATTTAGACGCCGCTCCGGTGGATGCCGCGGGCATGGACGTGGTCATCATCGGAGGTGGCGACACCGGCGCCGACTGTCTGGGCACCGCCCTGCGCCAGGGAGCCCGGGTAGTCCACCAGTTCGAAATCATGCCTAGACCCCCTGACGAGCGGCCCGACGCCAACCCGTGGCCGACCTGGCCGATGATCTACCGGGTGTCGTCGGCTCACGAGGAGGGCGGCGAACGTGAGTACGCCATAAACACCTCAGAATTTGTTGGTCTGAACGGCCGGGTCAGCGCTCTACGCACCCACCGGGTAGAGCAGGTGTTCACCGAGGGCCATATGTCGTTCGAGCCGATCGAGGGCACCGAGCAGGAGTTCGCCGCAGACCTGGTCCTCCTAGCGATGGGCTTCACCGGACCGGAGCGCAACGAGCTCATCGACGGGCTCAACGTCGACCTGGACGCCCGTGGGAACGTCACCCGGGATGGGGAGTACCAAACCTCGGTGGACGGGGTGTACGTCTGCGGTGATATGGGCCGAGGACAATCGCTGATCGTATGGGCCATTGCTGAGGGTCGGTCGTGTGCGGCGGCAGTGGACCAAATGCTCTGTGGTAGCACCCACCTGCCAGCACCTATCGCACCCACTGCGGTCCCCCTTCGCTGAGATCGCGGTGAGACCAAAAACCCACGTGGTTGCCATCCGTCGCGATCGCTGAGCAGGATCCGGCCAGACCACGGTCCGTTTCTTCGAGCAGCCCCAACCCGCTTGGTGAGTGAGTAGGTTTCGGAGCGTGCCGAGGCTTAGGGAAACAGCACTATCGGCGGCCGGAGCAGTAGTTCGCCGGACGGCGGCCGCAGCCAGCCGGGTCGCCGCGGTGGGTCCCAACGACCGCCCGGCTCGAAACTTCGGCCGGTTCGGCGACGGCACCCATCTCGGATGGCCGACCGGCTCGATGTTCGGCGAACAATGGATCTGGATCGGCTGCGACACCCTGATCGCCCCTCACGTAACCCTGTCAGCCGGGATGGCTACGGCTGTGGAGATGGACACCGAGTCGGTAGTTCGTATCGGTGATCGTTGTCTCATCGGACGGGGTACGGCGATCGTCGGGCACCGGGCTGTCGATATCGGTGATGACGTGTATACCGGCATGAACGTCTACATCACCGACCAAAACCACGGATACGAGGACCTGAACCTCCCAATCGGGGTGCAGACCCCCACGGAAGAGCCGGTGACAATCGGATCGGGAAGCTGGATCGGGTCCGGCGCAGTGATTCTCCCGGGGGCGCGAATCGGCATCCACGTCGTTGTAGGAGCGAACTCAGTGGTCCGCGGCGAGATCCCCGACTACTCGGTTGTGGTTGGCGTACCTGGCCGGGTGGTGCGCCGCCACGACGGCACCGGTTGGAGACGCACGGGAAACGGCAAACAGCCTGAACTTGCCTGGCCTAACCAGCACGGAAATGGCAGGAACTGAAACCCTGCGGAAAGTACGCCATTTCGCACCTAGAACGGTTGGGCGTCAAGGAACTCCAACGCTGCGTCTATGAAGCCAAAGTCCTTTGGCGTGGCAAAGTGGTCCACGCCCGGCAAGACGACCAAGTCTGCCTCCGGCAGGCCCTCCACCAGTTGGTCGGCAGGACCGGCAAAGTCCCGTCCTCCGATAACCACCCGGACAGGGAGCGACACGCCGGCGAGAACCTCCGGGGTGAAGGACCGCCGGTCGGGCCGCTGCAGAAATGCCGACAGTGCCTCGCGGTCTGCTCCCGCGACATCGGGAAGATCGGCGAAATAGCGCATCTCGGGGTCTGTGGCCGTCCCGGTCTGGACCGCCTCCACTACTGCCCGCCCCCTCTCCACATCACGCTCGAAGAGGTTGCGCCCCACGCCGGCCAACACGATCCGGTGAAACCGGTGGGGGTGGTGGGCAGCCAACCAGAGGACGGCCATCGCTCCTGCCGAAAAGCCGATGGCGTCGACCGGATCATGTCCCAGTTCGTCCAGGATGTGGTCCTCGAGGTCCCGATAGGCGTCTGGGTTAACGGGCTTATCGGCCGTTCCGTGACCCAGGAGGTCCACCCCAACCACTGTTCGGCCTGCCTCTCCGAGCAGGTCGACCCAGCCGTTATTGCGCCATGTGGCCTCGAAGGAGGTTCCAAACCCGTGGACGAGTAGGACATCGGGACCGGGCATCCGGCGAACCTACCTGCCGCCCGTTCGGGGCCACTCGATGGGGCTTCCCTGACCGGTGGATTGGACGGCAGTACCCTGATCCGGTGACCCCACAGCGCCTACTGATGGTGGTCGGGATACCCCTCGGCCTCGTGATCGCCCTTCTGGCGCCCGCCTGGACGGCCTATGACGAGTTCACACACTTCGCCCGTGTGGTCGACATGGCGCAGGGAAACCTGGAACCCACCCGCTCGACCGAGGGCATCGGCTCTCGTATCCCCACCGCCCACCGGGAAGCCACCGACCAGATCATCCTGGACCACCAGGAAGGGCGACCGCCGTGGTCCCCGACGTCGATACGCGCCTTGCTCGACCACAGGCCGGACGGTCGGACAACCTTCGTCGATACCCGCCCCACCACGGCCTCCACCCCGGTGGCCTACTTACCTGCTGCCGCCGGGGCCTTGGTACCGGTGGCCCTCGACGCTCCCGGGCTGGTGGTCCTGTGGGCCAGCCGCCTGGCCTCCCTGGCCGCTTACCTCGGCATCGCCGTGGTGGCTGTTCGGGGGGCATCGGCGTTCCGCTGGTCCTTGGCCGCCTCGGCTCTAGTTCCCCTCAACCTGGCTCTGGCCTCCTCGGTCTCTCCGGACGGGTTGACGATTGCCGCCGTGCTCCTCGTGATCTCCCTGTGGACGCGGGTCGAGACGGGCGACGAGGTCAAAATGTCAGCTCTGGTCGGAGCATTCCTCCTCCTGGCCCTGACCAAGCCCCCTTACTTCCTGGCCCTCGCACTCTTCCCGGCATCGGCCTTGCTTGAACGGAGCCCGGCCAGAACCCGGGCCGCCCTGGTGGCAGGGGGCGGCCTCCTGGTGGGCCTGGCCACCACGGCATCCAATTCGTCTGAGAATTACCAAGCCGTGACGACGACCATGATCCAGGAGATCGATTACCAGCCCGGGGTGCAGTGGGACCGGCTCCTGGGTGACCTCCCCGGCTTCCTCTGGACCACGGTGGACACCTGGCTGACCGAATACCGGTTCTATGTACAGGGATGGTTCCGCCAACTCGGCTTCTGGGAGGCCGATCTCCCGCGGGTCGTTCCGTGGGCCCTGCTCGTCGTGGCCGCCCTTGCCGTCCTCCGGCTCGACGGCGGCGACCTAGCGCGGCTCCGGGGGGTTCGGCGGGTCCTGATGATCTTGGGCGTGGGGAGCTTCCTGGTGGCTTTGTACGCCGCCAGTTACATCTATTTCACCGACCGGATGGACTACGCACACATCGGCCTCCAGATGGCCCGTTACGCCGCGCCGTTGGCGCCGTTGGCCATCGTGGCCTGGCTGCCCCGCTCGTCCCGGATCGTCTCTTCACGCCTATCCGAACGGACCGCTACGTTGATCATCGGTGGGGTGCCGGTAATCGCCGTAGGAGCGTCTGCGCTTACATGGCTGTGGACCGGCGCAAACACACCTCTGGGCTGAGGTCGACTCAGCGCCGGACCCGATACTCCAGTAGCGCCTCGACGGCAGCACCCGCCAGACAGAGGATCGCCAGTACGCCAACTACGTGGTACTGGTCGAAAAATAGTGGCCACACGAAGTCACGTGGGTGGCGGAACCGAATCTGCTCGATAGCGATAAGGCCGGCAGCGAGAGACATCGACGCCACGGCCAGAGCCGGAGTCAGGCGATGCGGCAGGCGCCCCGCGAGCCCCAGTGCCGTCACGACGCCGATAACAGCCCCTGCGACTGGCCACGTCGGGAGATTCAGGACGGCGAATGCTCCTACAGCCAGCCCGATAGCCAGTGCCGGACGAAAGCCCAGGAGGCGTCGACGACGGATCGGGGCCACGAATGCTGGACGACCTATGTCTGGTGGGCCCGTATCCATTCGCCCACGGACTGCTATGGCCAAGCAGATAAGCGCGGTGGCCAGCGACCAGTAGAGCGCCGCCCACACGGTGCGTTGGGGCATCCAGCGCAGGCGATAGGTGGCACTCTCCCGGTCCGGGCTGATCAACCAGCCGTTGGCATAGCCATCCACGAGGGTCGGCGGTCCGTGATCCACGCCCTCCTCGTCTCGGAGACTCCAACCATCGTTCAGGCTCTGTCCGAGCACGAGCCAGACCGGCATGTCGCTTCGGCCCACCCCAACAATGAGGTCGGTCCTGGAGGTATGGATAGTCGTGATGGTCGGTAGGGGGTTCGGGATGGTGTCGGCGGAGGGGGCGGACGTAAGGACGAGGCGATCAATATCAACGCCGGACACGGCACCTGCGGTGCCGACCAACCGGTGTTCACCGTTTCCTAGCCGGAGGGCCGGTTCACAGGGGACGATCTCCAGAGGGTGACGGGCAAGGGCATCGGTTATAGACCCTGAGATCCGGATCTCCACCGGAATGCCGTCAACTTCTAGGAGATCGTCGCGGCATCCCGAGTCGTACCACGGGCGTACCGGTGGGGTGCTCGGGCCGTCATGAACCTCGACTATTGCCACCGGCAGGATGTCTGGCAGTCCGGAGTACCAGTTCATTGTCCGCCTCTTAGCCACATCGAGGATCTCGATAGTGAGGGTGCGGCTGGTGAACGCCGGGACTGGTAGATCGACGGTGACGGTCCCACTGGCAGGATTCCGCAGTGTGCCGGACAGTTCTACCGTGCCAACCGGACCGTCGTCGCCGATGATCAGCAGTTTGGTGGGGATCGAGTGCAGCCTGTCGGCCCGGTAGGTCAGCGAGAGGTCGGCGAACCGTTGGGCTTCAGCGTGGGTGACCGTCAGAGATTGACCTTCCTGGTTGCTGATGGGTGCCTGCCATGCGGTGGCCGGGTCGTCGTCGAACGCTGAACGTGCCCGGGATCGGAGGTCGCCGGCAAGGCTTCCCGTCGAACGGGCGAAGGGGCCCGACGGATTGTCAATGAGTTCGTCAGGGGCATCGGTCGAGAGACGTGCATCGCCACGCAGTAGGAAGGTTCGGTCCCACGGGATCGTCACCGTCCGGTCCATGGCCCTTTCGGGCTG belongs to Acidimicrobiales bacterium and includes:
- a CDS encoding alpha/beta hydrolase produces the protein MPGPDVLLVHGFGTSFEATWRNNGWVDLLGEAGRTVVGVDLLGHGTADKPVNPDAYRDLEDHILDELGHDPVDAIGFSAGAMAVLWLAAHHPHRFHRIVLAGVGRNLFERDVERGRAVVEAVQTGTATDPEMRYFADLPDVAGADREALSAFLQRPDRRSFTPEVLAGVSLPVRVVIGGRDFAGPADQLVEGLPEADLVVLPGVDHFATPKDFGFIDAALEFLDAQPF
- a CDS encoding acyltransferase, whose amino-acid sequence is MPRLRETALSAAGAVVRRTAAAASRVAAVGPNDRPARNFGRFGDGTHLGWPTGSMFGEQWIWIGCDTLIAPHVTLSAGMATAVEMDTESVVRIGDRCLIGRGTAIVGHRAVDIGDDVYTGMNVYITDQNHGYEDLNLPIGVQTPTEEPVTIGSGSWIGSGAVILPGARIGIHVVVGANSVVRGEIPDYSVVVGVPGRVVRRHDGTGWRRTGNGKQPELAWPNQHGNGRN
- a CDS encoding glutamate synthase subunit beta encodes the protein MGDARGFLKHDRQLPDRRSVPVRLRDWKEVYEPFSEESLRAQASRCMDCGIPFCNDGCPLGNLIPDWNDLTYRGHWRDAIERLHATNNFPEFTGRLCPAPCEGSCVLGINEPPVTIKQIEVSIVDRAWEEGWIVPLVPAENTGRRVAVVGSGPAGLAAAQQLTRAGHSVVVFERADRIGGLMRYGIPEFKMEKRHLDRRLAQMEAEGTEFRTNTTVGVDLPVDQLRDDFDAVVLACGATQWRDLPIPGRELDGILQAMEYLPDSNRVQEGDLDAAPVDAAGMDVVIIGGGDTGADCLGTALRQGARVVHQFEIMPRPPDERPDANPWPTWPMIYRVSSAHEEGGEREYAINTSEFVGLNGRVSALRTHRVEQVFTEGHMSFEPIEGTEQEFAADLVLLAMGFTGPERNELIDGLNVDLDARGNVTRDGEYQTSVDGVYVCGDMGRGQSLIVWAIAEGRSCAAAVDQMLCGSTHLPAPIAPTAVPLR
- a CDS encoding DUF2142 domain-containing protein; translated protein: MTPQRLLMVVGIPLGLVIALLAPAWTAYDEFTHFARVVDMAQGNLEPTRSTEGIGSRIPTAHREATDQIILDHQEGRPPWSPTSIRALLDHRPDGRTTFVDTRPTTASTPVAYLPAAAGALVPVALDAPGLVVLWASRLASLAAYLGIAVVAVRGASAFRWSLAASALVPLNLALASSVSPDGLTIAAVLLVISLWTRVETGDEVKMSALVGAFLLLALTKPPYFLALALFPASALLERSPARTRAALVAGGGLLVGLATTASNSSENYQAVTTTMIQEIDYQPGVQWDRLLGDLPGFLWTTVDTWLTEYRFYVQGWFRQLGFWEADLPRVVPWALLVVAALAVLRLDGGDLARLRGVRRVLMILGVGSFLVALYAASYIYFTDRMDYAHIGLQMARYAAPLAPLAIVAWLPRSSRIVSSRLSERTATLIIGGVPVIAVGASALTWLWTGANTPLG